In Miscanthus floridulus cultivar M001 chromosome 8, ASM1932011v1, whole genome shotgun sequence, the sequence GCCTGGCTCGCCAAGCCCGTGCCCGTGGTCGCCTTCGGCGGGCCTGCCGCGCTTCTCTACGGGCTCGGCGTCTCCGTGTACGCGTTCGAGGGCGTCGGCATGGTGCTGCCgctggaggcggaggcggcgaacAAGACGAAGTTCGGCGTCACGCTCGGGCTGTCCATGGCGTTCATCGCCGTCATGTACGGGCTGTTCGGCGTGATGGGGTACGTCGCATTCGGCGACGCCACGCGCGACATCATCACCACCAACCTCGGGGCCGGGTGGCTGTCGGCCGCCGTGCAGCTGGGGCTCTGCATCAACCTGTTCTTCACCATGCCGGTGATGATGAACCCCGTGTACGAGGTCGCCGAGCGCCTGCTCCACGGCAAGCGCTACTGCTGGTGGCTCAGGTGGctgctcgtcgtcgtcgtcggactCGCCGCCATGTACGTGCCCAACTTCACGGACTTCCTGGCGCTCGTCGGGAGCAGCGTCTGCGTCCTCCTCGGGTTCGTGCTGCCGGCCTCGTTCCACCTCAAGGTGTTCGGCGCCGAGATGGAATGGCCCGGAGTGGTATCCGATGTCCTGCTGGTCGTGATCGGCCTCTCGCTCGCCGTGTTCGGAACGTACACGTCGCTGCTGCACATCTTCCACTCGTCAAG encodes:
- the LOC136477907 gene encoding amino acid transporter AVT3B-like, giving the protein MGFGMGDNGASSSSSRLDPAPLLPRHGSGSREAGLSSQPKTFANVFIAVVGAGVLGLPYTFSHTGWAAGTLLLFSVAALTFYCMMLLVACRRRLADEHPKIASFGDLGDAVFGADGRFAVDVMLVLSQVSFCVGYLIFISNTMAHLYPITAPSSSALLSPKALVIWAMLPFQLGLNSIKTLTLLAPLSIFADVVDLGAMGVVIGQDVAAWLAKPVPVVAFGGPAALLYGLGVSVYAFEGVGMVLPLEAEAANKTKFGVTLGLSMAFIAVMYGLFGVMGYVAFGDATRDIITTNLGAGWLSAAVQLGLCINLFFTMPVMMNPVYEVAERLLHGKRYCWWLRWLLVVVVGLAAMYVPNFTDFLALVGSSVCVLLGFVLPASFHLKVFGAEMEWPGVVSDVLLVVIGLSLAVFGTYTSLLHIFHSSSA